Within the Polyodon spathula isolate WHYD16114869_AA chromosome 57, ASM1765450v1, whole genome shotgun sequence genome, the region AGATACACAATGCTAATGAACAGTGGACCTGTTTGGGATGCTGCAGGTCCACCCAGCAGTCTGCGTCTGACAGCATGCCCACGTCAGCCAGTTTGAACCTCATCACTCCCGTATTAGTGTGTCGGGAGAACTTGTCACAGTTGAAGAGGGACAGGGTGATCTCTCCCTCGATCCCGTAGCCCTCTGGCAGTGGAAACACCAAGGTCTCCTCCCACAGCAGGTGGGGCGTCACGCGGCGGATTGACGTCAGGGACTCCCTCCTTCCAGACTTAGTGGTCAGGTGTCCAGTGATGTAGCAATCGTGGCCCTGCAATTCGCTGATGTTCTCAGCTGCAAAGAGAATCAGCATAGAAATAAGGCCAATTAGTCTAAAGATATTTCAAGATATtccatgattaaacataatatttattaaagcagaaaaaaatgtttttctctaGAGGTATTAtacaactaaatatttaaatgcttacctgaaaaacaataaattgtGGAATATTTCCAATTTTTATGTCCAAcgtttgatgtatttatttttaatgataaaaaaaaatctacatttacactattctttcagaaatgggaattttcacaaggaactacatattacacaacaATGGATAAATGTTAGGGAAGTCGTGAAATCTGTGGAACAGTTACCAGGATTCAGAAGTATTTGTCTCCCCTCAATTTAATGAAGATCAAAACTTGCAAATAATGAACCCTTTGTAGTTGGTCTCTCCTGTACATGTATGCATTTATTGCTTTACCTTCGATGACTGTGACATGTAGCTCTAATGTCTGGGTGTTGTATTGGAGAGAGAAGTGTAGCTTCGGATTCGGGGTTGTGTTGTCGGcttctgtttctttcttcagATCCCCAGATAAGGCAAGAGCTTCCTTGGAATCTGCAATGTTGAAAGACAACACTGGTATCTTAAACCCATTGGTTTGCAAACCcggtcctggagggtcattccactcccGGTTTACAGGTAAAATGGTATAATGATATAGTTtaaggtctggatggaggtttaattggttcaattaaacaatttagaaccaggttggaacaaagaccaggactggaagagccaacTTTGCCCACCCCTTCTTGAACCCATAAGGTGATGATATTTCTTGAAACACCTGTTTTAAAATCGTAAAACAGATTAGCACTCCATCGCTGCATTATTAAACTGTACTACAATTACAGCTACGAGTCTGgagctgctggaaaaaaaaatcccagcatTGATTAGCGTACTTTTAAAACAGAGTCTGATTGATAATAGACTTATGAAGGACTCACAGCACAGTATATGTAAGCCATGATCTCACTCTCAAATGAGGGATGTTGAGATATTAGCCCAGCCAGGGGCTGCAGGACTATTGACCTCTGAAAGACAGGAAGATGCCAACCAGGATATTGGTTGGAGAAACGCCATCCCTGGATTTAACTGTACTCCTTGTTGTTAGCCTAACTGATACAGTGACTGTACACCTAGTTTTTTCCCCAACGATGTCTGTATTGAAATAATATGGATAGAAACAGGTTATCaaatgactccatgtacactaggacagtgtATGACAGTTGAGACTTTTCAACttacaccccaatgcattctggtaagtgtagtcctgctgtgatggcaaaacgtaccagaatgcattgcgatgtgagttgaaaagcctgaactgtcctagATGGAGATCTATTTCAGCTGATTCAAGCTGCTTGTTAAAAATTGTAAACTTGATAATGTAATACTTTGACGTCCCCCAAGCCTGAAATGTCTATCAGGTGAAATAAAATTCACCTGGGTCGCACTACCAGTTTATGAATTAAGACTTTCAATGCCCTTTGAATGGAGAAGAGCATCCTGCTGGCAACCTTTCTACTGCTTACGACTTGCAGCTGCCCTTTACTCCCAAtatgaatgaaaagaaaaggtttttagtTTTGTAGGGCGTGTGCATTTTAATCACCAGTGGAATGAACCATGTTGTATCTCAACCCCAATCTGCTTTACCTTGCCTGGGGATGATAAAGACCTCTTCAGAGCCATCAGTTGCTAGGCAACTGTGGTCAGGCTCTGCTGTGTTTTCAGCTGAAGGCTTGTCTGTTGATTCCAAGGTGTTGTCTGTGGAGTTGATCACCTCCGATGATGTCACCAAGGGTTTGGGCCTGTAGATTCTGGGAAACTTTAACAGAGTCCTGGGCTGGATGGGCTCTGTGGACTTCTTAACGCTGAACtgagaatgaaaatgaaaagaaaaaatgaatgtaTCACAATGTGCTTGTATTCACTGTCAAGCCCTCACACTGCAGACAAATTGCACAGCACAATTTAGCAATCCTCCAAGTTCACCAAGTGCAATGTGTGTGTCTTCTTGTGTAGCATTTGACACGTACCTGTAGCTCCCTGTTATATTATCACGAGAGCATTCTTCACTCGGATGCATGTAAAGCACCCGACAGATTTGGAACTATCCTTTCTCAGCCACTGATTTATTGTGCGACTCTGGGGCATGTCAGGATTCTTAGTGCCTTTGTCCACCCAGCTGTTAAATTAAGAACAAAGAGCTCTGTAATGCTTAGTATTTTCTGGGAGGTGGCATTTATTTCAGCAAATTTACTGTGGGGTTCAGAATGTTACTGCAGGGTCTTTggtctatctacctatctatctatctgtctgtctgtctatctatgtatctatctaataatttcaaacaaacaaaagcaaaagatAAGGGCATCTAAGTGAAAGGTGCATAGCATACATAGTACTTTTGCAGATGTGCTAAATCAAAAAGGCTGATATTGAACAGTAAATATTGAATAGTGGATCTTTCCCCTTTACAGACAGTGCTAATACCGGTGCTTGTATAGTTTTCTATAACGCTGTGTATCCATACAGAATACTGTTTGCTCACATGGTAGCTTCTTCACTTCCAGACCCTTTGAGTGGGCCAGTGTTTGCATTGCTGATCAGAATCGTGCT harbors:
- the LOC121307544 gene encoding synaptotagmin-13-like, which translates into the protein MIFSAPVIALGATLGTASGILAICGLSLLCKSYKKGISEKDQESELEKTQPSVVHCAQQFSVKKSTEPIQPRTLLKFPRIYRPKPLVTSSEVINSTDNTLESTDKPSAENTAEPDHSCLATDGSEEVFIIPRQDSKEALALSGDLKKETEADNTTPNPKLHFSLQYNTQTLELHVTVIEAENISELQGHDCYITGHLTTKSGRRESLTSIRRVTPHLLWEETLVFPLPEGYGIEGEITLSLFNCDKFSRHTNTGVMRFKLADVGMLSDADCWVDLQHPKQDPAVSVGEILLSISYLPAANRLGVVVMKARSLQSDKLKDVIDLSVKLALKHQSTKLKKKQTRRVKHKMNPVWNEMMMFEVPHELLSQSSLDLEVLNQACVGDVQSLGHCAVGMQSTGTGLQHWQQMLINPRKQLAMWHPLYE